In Arthrobacter citreus, a single genomic region encodes these proteins:
- a CDS encoding GNAT family N-acetyltransferase, which yields MNQRINEYNQPVGEELTNWEKRKLPTDMCYVGKYTIVKRLSVTHTKELYNAYKNSSPSNWTYLSDEPPQNYEAFEQTLLKKIESSINIFYVVINKETDKPLGIFSLMRIDQENGVIEVGNVNFSDGLKRTRMSTEAHQLLAMYVFDELKYRRYEWKCDSLNAPSIQTAKRLGFTYEGTFRNAVIYKNRSRNTSWFSMLIEEWPIHNQALTKWLAEENFDDKGVQLQRLEEFKQ from the coding sequence ATGAATCAGAGAATAAACGAATACAATCAACCGGTTGGTGAAGAGTTGACCAATTGGGAGAAAAGAAAACTTCCAACTGATATGTGTTATGTCGGAAAGTATACGATTGTCAAAAGATTATCAGTTACACACACGAAAGAGCTCTATAACGCTTATAAAAATTCCAGCCCAAGTAATTGGACATATTTATCCGACGAACCACCTCAAAATTATGAGGCTTTTGAACAAACATTATTAAAAAAAATAGAAAGTAGCATAAACATCTTTTATGTCGTAATAAATAAAGAGACAGACAAACCACTTGGAATCTTTAGCTTAATGAGGATCGATCAGGAAAATGGGGTAATCGAAGTAGGAAATGTTAATTTTTCAGATGGGTTAAAAAGAACAAGAATGTCTACCGAAGCACATCAATTATTAGCTATGTATGTATTTGATGAACTAAAGTACCGACGCTATGAATGGAAATGTGATTCTCTTAACGCTCCATCCATTCAAACAGCAAAACGTTTAGGCTTTACGTATGAAGGTACTTTCAGAAATGCTGTTATCTATAAAAACCGTTCACGAAACACTAGCTGGTTCTCAATGCTTATAGAAGAATGGCCAATACATAATCAGGCATTAACTAAGTGGTTGGCAGAGGAAAACTTTGATGACAAGGGAGTACAGCTTCAGAGATTAGAAGAATTTAAACAATAA
- a CDS encoding peptidase S8 yields MKKIMKFSAVFSLAASMLTHTPTDAAVKNTSKTKFLNQHAPLPFLTNKEQISDSTYVVKYNSFVSNSIHDRAGMSVVKSFPSLGYDIVKLKNGKKLSTALSVYNQYGTIKSVSPSVQYKLMSSAANPKEDEAYHLSQLNISAAQKLVAKKAITVAVIDQGVDRSHPDLTGQLLGSYNVVDPATQAVRDFHGTHVTGIIAAKKDNKIGAYGINPNAKILSVDVFNGNEYTSDYSISEGILYAVSKGAKVINMSLGGTMYSQLLDDTIQYAISKGVVVVAAAGNSGTNEYSYPASYDGVISVGATDSEKHLASFSTYGPGVDVVAPGEFIYSTIYAPTIGSTYYYLSGTSMATPIVSGIASLLKTKYPNLSSYDIEQILEETATDKGSSGYDIYYGYGLVDPVKALKYDMKKLVSYKKPSASAIIDSAAAVQLSENGEASYKGTITKPHQINRYKLNLKAGEDVGLTLKMAKNYDDQLSLRFYEGTSKTSSKPLIIDDVLAGIAEGTIYTAPKDGTLVIEVMDKNSRYSSKGSSTFSLSIKKKLNINEETGAKNNPIEVTSLPFDATSLNDDSFLLFNKGNTGARYISYRPTEDEKILLSMGSIPGLNTSITVYTKDKWDEYINTSNAKQPLPLVSIDHNGKSEGEKGAVTLKKDTDYIIELSSAPISVFSLPLYDEQPDAPYIIPGSFEKVAFKMSKLDLPADEDGLVNTFKQLDLSNGLINQLDDSTPIDDVTTGMDPEDVQQVLKNAIPITGYGKRPLAYMQDNNDVDWYKYTPSKNEFIHLNINGNKNQQFDAQAYVYNSNTGAFEYVTKTFNYYTTFQDRDYTDNNKDLFALLDSNKTYYFRVSSVGGALDEPYQLTFQGGEGIAKDKYEPNNSFASAKTLKSYDEIQYGNFSSSSDEDYFYFKNTSTSTVLKGFEFMALPVDPTQSGGMYSSLFNDLPVNITVYEDTNGNKRLDGTEREKASYYQNYGDITKSSFQAKPNHGYFFEIANSYPDIANLHEYIFRFYSLNRADEDAKAKYTNGIPSIRLPLRYIGKNTYIGLGYLNANVANGDKDYFKFVNDKDRYVSYNLEMPMSGMNGKITFYDSKGKNLGTFNRYTYDDPEVGQIRLKKGTYYIRVEEAKGISDYDQYQLTITKN; encoded by the coding sequence TTGAAAAAAATAATGAAATTTAGCGCAGTTTTTTCTTTAGCAGCAAGTATGCTAACACATACCCCGACTGACGCTGCAGTAAAGAATACTAGTAAAACAAAATTTTTGAATCAACATGCTCCACTGCCTTTCCTTACAAATAAAGAGCAAATTAGCGATTCTACATATGTTGTAAAATATAATAGCTTTGTTTCTAATTCGATACATGATCGTGCTGGAATGAGTGTTGTAAAGTCTTTTCCGTCTCTAGGTTATGATATCGTTAAATTAAAAAATGGTAAAAAATTATCAACTGCTCTTAGTGTTTATAATCAATACGGAACGATTAAATCAGTTTCTCCAAGCGTTCAATATAAATTAATGTCAAGTGCAGCAAATCCTAAAGAAGATGAGGCGTATCATTTAAGTCAGCTAAACATTTCAGCTGCACAAAAACTTGTTGCTAAAAAAGCAATTACTGTTGCTGTAATTGATCAAGGCGTAGATAGAAGTCATCCTGATTTAACAGGTCAACTGCTTGGTTCATATAATGTAGTTGATCCAGCAACACAAGCTGTAAGAGACTTTCATGGAACTCATGTCACAGGTATTATTGCTGCAAAAAAGGATAATAAAATAGGCGCATATGGTATTAATCCTAATGCTAAAATTCTTTCTGTAGATGTTTTTAATGGGAATGAATACACTTCAGACTATTCGATTTCAGAAGGGATTCTTTATGCTGTTTCTAAAGGTGCGAAAGTAATAAATATGAGCCTTGGTGGTACAATGTATAGTCAGTTACTTGATGATACAATTCAATATGCAATCAGCAAAGGCGTTGTTGTTGTTGCAGCTGCAGGAAATAGTGGCACAAATGAATATAGCTACCCAGCATCATACGATGGAGTTATTTCCGTTGGTGCAACAGATAGTGAAAAACATCTTGCTTCATTTTCAACATACGGTCCTGGTGTGGATGTAGTTGCACCTGGAGAGTTCATTTATAGTACGATTTATGCTCCAACAATTGGTAGTACATACTATTATTTAAGTGGTACATCAATGGCAACACCGATTGTATCGGGAATCGCATCACTATTAAAAACAAAGTATCCGAATCTTTCATCTTATGATATAGAACAAATTCTTGAAGAAACGGCCACTGATAAAGGATCATCCGGATATGATATATATTATGGTTATGGTCTTGTCGATCCGGTAAAAGCTTTAAAATATGATATGAAAAAACTAGTTTCATATAAAAAGCCATCTGCTTCAGCGATTATAGATAGTGCAGCTGCTGTTCAGCTTTCTGAAAATGGAGAGGCTTCATATAAAGGAACAATTACAAAACCACATCAAATTAATCGATATAAATTAAATTTAAAGGCAGGAGAAGATGTAGGTCTTACGTTAAAAATGGCAAAAAATTACGATGATCAGCTTTCCCTTCGCTTCTATGAAGGAACTAGTAAAACATCTTCTAAGCCACTAATTATTGATGATGTACTTGCTGGAATTGCTGAAGGGACCATTTACACTGCTCCAAAGGATGGAACACTTGTCATTGAAGTTATGGATAAAAACTCAAGATATAGTTCAAAAGGTAGCTCTACTTTTAGTTTATCAATTAAAAAGAAACTAAATATTAATGAAGAAACTGGCGCAAAAAACAATCCAATTGAAGTTACGTCCTTACCTTTTGATGCAACTAGTCTAAATGATGATTCATTCCTTCTATTTAATAAGGGAAATACTGGGGCTAGATATATTTCATACAGACCAACTGAAGATGAAAAAATCTTATTATCAATGGGTTCAATTCCTGGACTAAATACTTCTATCACTGTATATACAAAAGATAAATGGGATGAATATATAAACACATCTAATGCAAAACAACCACTACCACTCGTTTCAATCGATCATAACGGGAAAAGTGAAGGAGAAAAAGGTGCGGTTACACTAAAGAAGGACACAGATTATATTATTGAACTATCAAGTGCTCCAATCTCAGTCTTTTCATTACCTTTATACGATGAACAACCAGATGCACCATATATTATTCCAGGCTCATTTGAAAAAGTAGCATTTAAGATGTCAAAACTAGACTTACCAGCTGATGAAGACGGATTGGTCAATACATTTAAACAGCTAGATTTATCAAACGGCTTAATAAATCAATTAGATGATTCAACACCAATTGATGATGTGACGACTGGAATGGATCCAGAGGATGTTCAACAAGTGCTAAAAAACGCAATTCCAATCACAGGATATGGAAAAAGGCCATTGGCTTATATGCAAGATAACAATGATGTAGATTGGTATAAGTACACTCCAAGTAAAAATGAGTTTATTCATTTAAATATTAATGGTAATAAAAATCAACAGTTTGATGCTCAAGCGTATGTTTACAATTCGAACACAGGTGCTTTTGAATATGTAACAAAAACATTTAATTATTACACTACTTTCCAAGATCGTGATTATACAGATAATAATAAAGATCTGTTTGCTTTACTCGATAGTAACAAAACGTATTATTTCCGTGTTTCATCAGTAGGTGGTGCATTAGATGAGCCTTATCAATTAACATTTCAAGGTGGAGAAGGTATAGCAAAAGACAAATATGAACCGAATAATTCATTCGCTTCTGCTAAAACTCTTAAAAGTTATGATGAGATACAATATGGTAATTTCTCAAGTTCTTCTGATGAAGACTATTTCTACTTTAAAAATACTAGTACATCTACAGTTCTAAAAGGATTCGAATTTATGGCGTTACCAGTAGATCCAACCCAATCAGGGGGGATGTACTCAAGTCTATTTAATGACCTACCAGTAAACATTACAGTCTATGAAGATACAAATGGAAATAAAAGATTAGATGGAACAGAACGTGAGAAAGCAAGCTATTATCAAAATTATGGCGACATCACAAAAAGTTCATTCCAAGCTAAACCGAATCATGGTTATTTCTTTGAAATAGCTAATTCTTACCCAGATATTGCAAATCTTCACGAATATATATTCCGTTTTTATTCACTGAACCGAGCTGACGAAGATGCTAAAGCGAAATATACAAATGGTATTCCTTCAATCAGACTACCATTAAGATATATTGGTAAAAACACATATATCGGTTTAGGCTATTTAAACGCAAATGTCGCAAATGGTGATAAAGATTATTTTAAATTTGTAAATGATAAAGACCGATATGTTTCATACAACCTTGAAATGCCTATGTCTGGAATGAATGGTAAGATAACTTTCTACGACTCTAAAGGTAAAAATTTAGGCACATTCAACCGCTACACATATGACGATCCCGAAGTCGGCCAAATTAGGTTAAAAAAAGGAACTTACTATATACGCGTAGAAGAAGCGAAAGGTATTTCTGACTATGATCAGTATCAATTAACAATTACGAAAAATTGA
- a CDS encoding LacI family DNA-binding transcriptional regulator yields MAGIKDIAKEAGVSISTVSYALNGSPKVTEETRSRILKIANRLGYVPNAAARMLKVKETKIIGVFLADYGGYFYGPLLRGMRQALNDKGYELIACSGVQSHRLLLEKVIDGGIILDQAFSDKELLDYAEKNYKMVVMDRELQHKNIKGVLINNKSGAHLAIKELLKNNVKKVYVLTGPDGSYDSTKRMEGVREELSNYPEVESIEISGNFMKDSGEQAAKQIFSNYNEPSAIFCLNDEMAVGIYNYLQDTDYHVGKDVFIVGFDNIELAQYVSPRLSTISYSTFDWGSLAATNLLKLISNEVVENEIIEVSLTVGGSS; encoded by the coding sequence ATGGCAGGAATAAAAGATATTGCCAAAGAAGCTGGAGTTTCCATTTCAACAGTATCGTATGCGTTAAATGGTAGCCCAAAGGTAACTGAAGAAACACGAAGCAGAATTTTAAAGATTGCAAATAGATTAGGATATGTTCCAAATGCAGCTGCAAGAATGTTAAAGGTTAAAGAAACAAAAATTATTGGGGTATTTTTAGCTGATTATGGTGGATATTTTTACGGGCCATTATTAAGAGGAATGAGACAAGCATTAAACGATAAAGGCTATGAATTAATAGCATGTTCTGGCGTACAATCACATCGATTATTGCTTGAAAAAGTAATAGATGGTGGAATTATATTAGATCAGGCATTTTCAGATAAAGAGCTTTTAGATTATGCAGAAAAAAATTATAAAATGGTCGTGATGGATCGAGAATTACAGCACAAAAATATTAAAGGTGTCTTAATAAATAATAAAAGTGGAGCACATTTAGCCATAAAAGAACTTCTTAAAAACAATGTGAAAAAAGTATATGTTTTAACAGGTCCAGATGGTTCATACGATTCAACTAAACGTATGGAAGGTGTTAGAGAAGAATTATCAAACTATCCTGAAGTTGAGTCCATTGAAATCTCCGGAAATTTCATGAAGGATTCAGGCGAACAAGCAGCGAAACAAATTTTTTCAAATTATAATGAACCAAGTGCAATCTTTTGTTTAAATGATGAAATGGCCGTAGGAATCTATAACTATCTTCAAGATACAGATTACCATGTAGGCAAAGATGTATTTATCGTAGGATTTGATAATATTGAATTAGCGCAATATGTATCACCAAGATTAAGTACCATATCATATTCAACTTTTGACTGGGGTTCATTAGCCGCTACAAATTTATTGAAGTTAATATCTAACGAAGTAGTTGAGAATGAGATAATTGAAGTTTCATTGACTGTTGGTGGATCTTCGTAA
- a CDS encoding extracellular solute-binding protein — MKKLNFDWDYIGIPGGRAAIVNDFLGISKNTKHPKEAYDFAKLMSYGKEGFKERMNLSVKNGPDLTTLPISSDKELLDKYWEIYSIPGIQDIYNHLNNALVDSMKTLPGYIPARWEAKIGVKIVDKDDTNVWDLFNFASQGSVQYQDYAKDKGATLLMIENYETGLIWDLYLKANT; from the coding sequence ATGAAAAAATTAAATTTCGATTGGGATTATATCGGAATTCCCGGCGGAAGAGCAGCGATTGTTAATGACTTTTTAGGGATTTCTAAAAATACGAAGCATCCTAAGGAAGCGTATGATTTTGCAAAGCTTATGTCATATGGTAAAGAAGGCTTCAAAGAACGTATGAATTTAAGTGTAAAAAATGGACCAGATTTAACAACTTTACCTATTTCTTCTGACAAAGAATTATTGGATAAGTACTGGGAAATCTATAGCATTCCTGGAATTCAAGATATTTACAATCATTTAAATAATGCTTTAGTTGATTCAATGAAAACATTACCGGGATATATTCCAGCCCGTTGGGAAGCTAAAATTGGAGTGAAAATTGTTGATAAAGACGATACAAATGTGTGGGACTTATTCAATTTCGCATCACAAGGATCAGTACAATATCAAGATTATGCAAAGGATAAAGGTGCAACATTACTAATGATTGAAAACTATGAAACCGGATTAATTTGGGATTTATACTTAAAAGCGAATACATAA
- a CDS encoding SPFH domain-containing protein, which translates to MKKEAFRINGYIVLVVIIGLLLISAVTSLESGNVFFIIASFIFVCLISSGFVINQPNVAVAMVFMGKYLGTIYEDGFYCTIPFTNKSKVNLKAVNFNSDVLKVNDIDGNPIEIAAVVVYSVVDVEKAMFEVTDYQKFVRIQSETAIRHIATKYAYDTTNKDEFSLRGNAEEIADELQIELQERLQKSGVKVHEARLSHLAYAPEIASSMLQRQQAKAVVQAKREIVEGAVGMVEDALKMLEEKGLLTATDSQKADMVTSLLVTIISEKGAQPVISAMKK; encoded by the coding sequence ATGAAAAAAGAAGCATTTCGAATTAACGGTTACATTGTATTGGTAGTAATAATAGGATTATTACTAATTAGCGCGGTTACTTCATTAGAAAGTGGTAATGTATTTTTCATAATTGCTTCATTTATATTCGTTTGTTTGATTTCATCTGGATTTGTAATTAACCAACCTAATGTAGCAGTTGCTATGGTATTTATGGGGAAATATTTAGGGACAATCTATGAAGATGGTTTCTATTGTACGATTCCATTTACAAATAAATCAAAAGTTAATCTAAAAGCTGTTAACTTTAATAGTGATGTATTGAAAGTAAATGACATCGACGGGAATCCGATCGAGATTGCTGCTGTTGTAGTATACAGTGTAGTTGATGTTGAAAAAGCAATGTTCGAAGTTACAGATTATCAAAAATTTGTAAGGATTCAAAGCGAAACAGCGATCCGCCATATTGCAACGAAGTACGCTTATGACACAACAAATAAAGATGAATTTTCTTTAAGAGGGAATGCAGAAGAGATTGCTGATGAATTACAAATTGAGCTACAGGAACGACTTCAAAAAAGTGGAGTAAAAGTTCATGAAGCTCGATTAAGTCATCTTGCTTATGCACCTGAGATAGCAAGTAGTATGTTACAAAGACAACAAGCAAAAGCAGTTGTTCAAGCTAAAAGAGAAATAGTTGAAGGCGCAGTCGGTATGGTAGAAGATGCTTTAAAAATGCTCGAAGAAAAAGGATTATTAACCGCAACAGACAGTCAAAAAGCCGATATGGTTACTAGCTTACTTGTAACTATTATTTCTGAAAAAGGTGCCCAACCTGTTATAAGTGCAATGAAAAAGTAG
- the pdxH gene encoding pyridoxamine 5'-phosphate oxidase, translating to MDDIRKAIRKSKTLNGPFPEFNINNASEYQNELFLEWFQEAVDYGVHEPHSMTLSTTDHNGYPDARVLIIKDVNQQGWYFATSLQSEKGKQIDLNPNVAMTFYWSQIGRQVRIRGRAIKMEKELSAQDFLARGTIARAVALIGKQSSILKEHFEFDEALNKQIEILQQNPNLVFPSWTLYRVVAKEVEFWQADENRRHIRLKYCFEGDRWGKKLLWP from the coding sequence ATGGACGACATTAGGAAAGCGATAAGAAAAAGTAAAACACTTAATGGCCCCTTTCCTGAGTTTAATATTAACAATGCGTCAGAATATCAAAATGAGCTTTTTTTAGAATGGTTCCAAGAAGCAGTTGATTATGGTGTGCATGAACCACACTCAATGACTCTTTCAACAACTGATCATAATGGATATCCTGATGCTAGGGTACTAATTATTAAAGACGTGAATCAACAAGGGTGGTATTTTGCAACAAGTTTACAAAGTGAAAAAGGTAAACAAATCGATTTAAATCCCAATGTTGCTATGACTTTTTATTGGTCGCAAATTGGTAGACAAGTCAGAATACGTGGTAGAGCAATAAAAATGGAAAAAGAATTAAGTGCCCAAGACTTTTTAGCCAGAGGTACCATAGCGCGAGCAGTAGCGTTGATTGGCAAACAAAGTTCAATTTTAAAAGAGCATTTTGAGTTTGATGAGGCGCTAAATAAACAAATTGAAATTTTACAACAAAATCCAAATTTAGTGTTTCCTTCGTGGACATTGTATCGAGTAGTTGCAAAAGAAGTGGAGTTTTGGCAGGCTGATGAAAATAGAAGGCATATACGATTAAAATATTGCTTTGAAGGAGATAGATGGGGAAAAAAACTTTTATGGCCTTAG